A single Arachnia propionica DNA region contains:
- a CDS encoding ABC transporter ATP-binding protein has protein sequence MSTTTGKTGAATKPAANKRPAHGPGKISFGPGGPSGSGETAVAFLPSLKRLLGIMKPHRIAVAVALVLAVGAVVMSTLGPKILGAATDLLLAGIVGKNMPAGVTKEQAIEAARSGGNDTLVEMLQRVDFTPGQGIDFGAIGSILVLVLVLYVVSAVATYVSNWLLIGAAQKSVRRMRSDVEAKLQRLPLSYFDGQPRGELLSRVTNDIDNISQTLMQTLPQLINSLLTVFGVVIIMMWISWPLALVTLVSIPLSMLIVPLIMRRSQRRFADMWKSTGELNSEIEEAYTGHSLVKVFGRKSEVEATFRTRNEALFKSSFGAQFLSGILMPVMFLVGNLNYVIVAVFGGLQVATGQMNIGDVQAFIQYSRQFTQPLTQLASMTNLLQSGVASAERVFELLDADEMSPEPGRGLTAEGGHVVFEDVTFSYSPDRPLIEHLNLEAKPGQTVAIVGPTGAGKTTLVNLLMRFYDLNSGRILLDGTDIATVDRGALRDNMGMVLQDTWLFGGTIRDNIAYGKEGATQEEILAAAKAAFVDRFVHSLPDGYDTVIDEEGNNVSAGEKQLITIARAFLSEPELLILDEATSSVDTRTELLLQKAMAALRSGRTSFVIAHRLSTIRDADLILVMDDGAIVEQGTHSDLLAARGRYHDLYQSQFNAPVEEAPAP, from the coding sequence ATGAGCACCACCACCGGAAAGACCGGGGCCGCCACCAAACCCGCGGCCAACAAACGTCCCGCACACGGCCCGGGGAAGATCAGCTTCGGGCCCGGCGGACCCAGCGGCTCCGGGGAAACCGCGGTCGCCTTCCTGCCGTCGCTGAAGCGCCTGCTCGGGATCATGAAACCGCATCGGATCGCGGTGGCGGTCGCACTGGTGCTGGCCGTCGGCGCCGTCGTGATGTCCACCCTCGGCCCGAAAATCCTGGGGGCTGCCACCGACCTGCTGCTGGCCGGGATCGTCGGCAAGAACATGCCCGCGGGCGTCACCAAGGAGCAGGCCATCGAGGCCGCCCGCAGCGGCGGGAACGACACCCTCGTCGAGATGCTGCAGCGCGTCGACTTCACGCCCGGCCAGGGCATCGACTTCGGCGCCATCGGGTCGATCCTGGTGCTGGTGCTGGTGCTCTACGTCGTCTCCGCCGTCGCCACCTACGTCTCGAACTGGCTGCTGATCGGCGCAGCACAGAAGTCGGTGCGGCGGATGCGCAGCGACGTGGAGGCCAAGCTGCAGCGCCTGCCCCTGTCGTACTTCGACGGGCAGCCGCGCGGCGAGCTGCTCTCCCGCGTCACCAACGACATCGACAACATCTCCCAAACCCTGATGCAGACCCTGCCGCAGCTCATCAACTCGCTGCTGACGGTGTTCGGGGTGGTGATCATCATGATGTGGATCTCGTGGCCGCTGGCGCTGGTCACGCTGGTCTCGATCCCGCTGTCGATGCTGATCGTGCCGTTGATCATGCGGCGCTCCCAGAGGCGGTTCGCCGACATGTGGAAGTCCACGGGCGAGTTGAACTCGGAGATCGAGGAGGCCTACACCGGCCATTCCCTGGTGAAGGTGTTCGGCCGCAAGTCGGAGGTGGAGGCCACCTTCCGCACCCGCAACGAGGCACTGTTCAAGTCGTCGTTCGGGGCGCAGTTCCTCTCCGGGATCCTCATGCCCGTGATGTTCCTGGTCGGCAACCTCAACTACGTCATCGTCGCGGTCTTCGGTGGTCTCCAGGTGGCGACGGGGCAGATGAACATCGGCGACGTGCAGGCCTTCATCCAGTACTCGCGCCAGTTCACGCAGCCGCTGACGCAGCTCGCGTCCATGACGAACCTGCTGCAGTCGGGGGTGGCCTCCGCGGAGCGGGTCTTCGAGCTTCTCGACGCCGACGAGATGTCGCCGGAGCCGGGCCGCGGCCTGACCGCGGAGGGCGGGCACGTCGTCTTCGAGGACGTCACCTTCTCCTACAGCCCGGATCGTCCCCTCATCGAGCACCTCAACCTGGAGGCGAAACCCGGCCAGACGGTCGCGATCGTCGGCCCCACCGGCGCGGGCAAGACCACGCTGGTGAACCTGCTGATGCGTTTCTACGACCTGAACTCCGGTCGCATCCTCCTCGACGGGACGGACATCGCGACGGTGGATCGTGGGGCGTTGCGCGACAACATGGGCATGGTGTTGCAGGACACGTGGCTGTTCGGCGGCACCATCCGCGACAACATCGCCTACGGCAAGGAGGGTGCCACGCAGGAGGAGATCCTGGCGGCGGCGAAAGCGGCATTCGTGGATCGTTTCGTCCATTCCCTGCCCGACGGCTACGACACCGTCATCGACGAGGAGGGCAACAACGTCTCGGCGGGTGAGAAACAGCTCATCACCATCGCGCGGGCGTTCCTGTCGGAACCGGAACTGCTGATCCTCGACGAGGCCACCTCGTCGGTCGACACTCGCACCGAACTGCTGCTGCAAAAGGCGATGGCGGCGCTGCGCAGTGGTCGCACGTCGTTCGTGATCGCCCACCGCCTGTCCACCATCCGCGACGCCGACCTGATCCTCGTCATGGACGACGGCGCCATCGTCGAGCAGGGCACCCACAGCGACCTGCTGGCAGCGAGGGGTCGCTACCACGACCTGTACCAGTCGCAGTTCAACGCGCCCGTCGAGGAGGCCCCCGCCCCCTGA
- a CDS encoding potassium/proton antiporter, with amino-acid sequence MSHHDMDMVVLIACGVLLAGVAAVRISSRSSMPGLLLYLGIGLGIGEAGLGIRFDDAQLAYNISALLVGLLLFDGGFTTRWAEFRPVASRAGLLGTVGVLVSVAVASSIAMLVLGVDLRTGILMAAMVSSTDAAAVFAILRRLPLRSKVRTTLEGESGFNDPPAIIIVTVVVSDAWNQMSVTGMLANGLFQLTAGALIGAAVAMVGQAFLHRISLPSAGLYPLATLAIALTAYSVAGVAGGSELLAAYIAGLWLGNQALPHHSTTEGFTESVSWLAQIGLFVMLGLLASPSQLPEAIIPALVIGSALTFVARPISVFACLTPFREKLRTQLFISWAGMRGALPIMLATIPLTHQLPGASHMFHVIFLLVVTFTLVQGPLLPKLAPWAGVLEQISPRELQFDSSPLEGINASLVQFRVPDTGRLVGMWVNDLRLPRGAVVSMIIRDKKILIPDRTLRLQGRDELLLAVESGLVERVQGRLALINEHGPLARWLASGRNRRRLLDGD; translated from the coding sequence ATGAGCCATCACGACATGGACATGGTGGTCCTGATCGCCTGCGGAGTGCTGCTGGCGGGCGTGGCGGCGGTGCGGATCTCGTCGCGCAGTTCCATGCCCGGGTTGCTGCTGTACCTGGGCATCGGCCTGGGGATCGGCGAGGCGGGCCTCGGGATCCGGTTCGACGACGCCCAGCTGGCCTACAACATCTCCGCGCTGCTGGTGGGGCTGCTGCTGTTCGACGGCGGGTTCACCACCCGCTGGGCGGAGTTCAGACCGGTGGCTTCCCGAGCTGGACTACTCGGAACCGTCGGGGTGCTGGTGTCGGTGGCGGTGGCCTCGTCCATCGCGATGCTGGTGCTGGGTGTCGATCTGCGCACCGGGATCCTGATGGCGGCGATGGTCTCGTCGACGGATGCCGCTGCCGTGTTCGCGATCCTGCGTCGCCTGCCCCTGAGATCTAAGGTGCGCACCACCCTGGAGGGTGAGTCCGGTTTCAACGACCCACCTGCGATCATCATCGTCACTGTCGTGGTCTCCGACGCCTGGAACCAGATGTCGGTGACGGGAATGCTCGCGAACGGACTCTTCCAACTGACCGCAGGCGCCCTCATCGGGGCGGCAGTGGCGATGGTGGGGCAGGCCTTCCTGCACCGCATCTCCCTGCCGAGCGCAGGCCTGTACCCCCTAGCAACCCTCGCGATCGCGCTGACCGCCTACTCCGTCGCCGGGGTCGCGGGCGGTTCGGAGCTGCTGGCCGCCTACATCGCCGGGCTGTGGCTCGGCAACCAGGCGCTTCCCCACCACTCGACGACGGAGGGATTCACGGAGTCGGTGAGCTGGTTGGCGCAGATCGGTTTGTTCGTGATGCTGGGGCTGCTGGCCTCCCCCAGCCAGTTGCCGGAGGCGATCATCCCGGCGCTGGTGATCGGGTCGGCGTTGACGTTCGTCGCCCGTCCGATCTCCGTGTTCGCCTGTCTGACGCCGTTCCGGGAGAAACTGAGAACCCAGCTGTTCATCTCATGGGCGGGGATGCGTGGCGCGTTGCCCATCATGCTGGCAACGATCCCGCTGACGCACCAGCTGCCGGGAGCCTCGCACATGTTCCACGTCATCTTCCTGCTGGTGGTGACGTTCACCCTCGTGCAGGGCCCGCTGCTGCCGAAGCTGGCCCCGTGGGCCGGGGTGCTGGAACAGATCTCCCCGCGGGAGTTGCAGTTCGACTCCTCCCCGCTCGAGGGCATCAACGCCTCGCTGGTGCAGTTCCGGGTCCCGGACACGGGCCGCCTGGTGGGGATGTGGGTTAACGACCTGCGACTGCCCCGTGGAGCCGTGGTCTCCATGATCATCCGCGACAAGAAGATCCTCATCCCGGACAGAACGCTACGTCTTCAGGGTCGCGACGAACTGCTGCTGGCCGTCGAGTCCGGCCTGGTCGAACGCGTCCAGGGCCGATTGGCACTCATCAACGAACACGGCCCGCTGGCGCGCTGGCTGGCGTCGGGCCGGAACCGTCGCCGACTGCTCGACGGCGACTGA
- a CDS encoding flagellar basal body-associated protein FliL, translating to MSNNQWPGPNDRPQQGYPQQPAFGGPQPQPGYQQPQPGYQQPQPGYQQPQPGYQQAQPSYSQPSYQQSGYGQQGYQSVYGSAGQGMPPQPPGKNNTVLIVALVAILVATAGFGAWWILGRDNQPNATPSTSTQTTTQETQKSETPSPEPTKKTTKPTTQKSSKSSSTAPEMPKSFDDFTFSKKKDLATTYTNSDGDLFVVAYGKGETVEANSTNLHDIETIGKWTCGKDENDSSMCLTEVYSGTLATLMLDEPTSKLAEVSDRFLDAWK from the coding sequence ATGAGTAACAACCAGTGGCCCGGCCCCAACGATCGTCCGCAGCAGGGATACCCCCAGCAGCCGGCCTTCGGCGGCCCTCAGCCACAACCCGGGTATCAGCAGCCCCAGCCTGGATATCAGCAGCCCCAGCCCGGGTACCAGCAGCCCCAGCCCGGGTACCAGCAAGCACAACCCAGCTACTCCCAGCCCAGCTACCAGCAGTCCGGATACGGCCAACAGGGCTATCAGTCCGTCTACGGTTCCGCCGGTCAGGGCATGCCCCCGCAGCCACCGGGGAAAAACAACACTGTCCTGATCGTCGCGCTCGTGGCCATCCTGGTGGCCACCGCCGGATTCGGGGCCTGGTGGATCCTCGGCCGGGACAACCAACCGAACGCCACCCCCTCCACCAGCACACAGACCACCACACAGGAAACCCAGAAGTCCGAGACACCATCACCCGAACCCACGAAGAAAACCACCAAACCCACCACCCAGAAATCATCCAAATCTTCCAGCACCGCACCCGAGATGCCCAAATCATTCGATGACTTCACCTTTAGCAAGAAGAAAGACCTGGCGACCACCTACACAAACTCGGACGGAGATTTGTTCGTGGTGGCCTATGGAAAGGGCGAAACCGTCGAGGCGAACTCCACCAACCTCCATGACATCGAAACCATTGGGAAATGGACCTGCGGCAAGGACGAGAATGACTCATCCATGTGCTTGACCGAGGTCTATTCCGGCACCTTGGCAACGCTCATGCTCGACGAGCCGACCTCCAAATTGGCGGAAGTCTCTGATCGTTTCCTCGACGCCTGGAAGTAA